In a genomic window of Atribacterota bacterium:
- a CDS encoding MFS transporter — MIREIDNSKKLAFKFILLMGMVSLFGDIVYEGARSISGPYLAILGASAGIVGLFSGLGEFLGYGLRLIFGYLADRTKSYWFFTVIGYGLLVSIPLLAFTRNWQLAVFLLVLERIGKAIRSPSRDAILSHSTKQIGRGWGFGIHEALDQIGAFIGPLIFSLVFLFRGSYREGFSILWIPTFLTLTILTIARSKVPLPEQLEISDQKAINNTDNTKKLPRIFWLYTLFTFFSVVGFAHFPLIAYHFKMQSVVSDVQIPIFYALAMGVDALLALFIGKTYDRIGLIILIIIPIITIPLPLFIFSKGYYLALIGVLLWGAVLGIHETIMRAAIAEITSINQRGFAYGLFNTVYGIAGFLGSLLVGILYDISTVYIVLFVFLVEIASIQLFFFLKKEMK; from the coding sequence ATGATAAGGGAAATAGATAATAGTAAAAAGTTAGCTTTCAAATTTATCCTTCTAATGGGAATGGTCAGTCTTTTTGGTGATATAGTTTATGAAGGAGCACGAAGTATAAGCGGTCCTTATTTAGCCATTCTGGGAGCTAGTGCTGGTATCGTAGGCTTGTTTTCAGGTCTGGGTGAATTTTTAGGTTATGGATTACGCTTGATTTTTGGATACCTGGCTGATCGCACTAAATCATATTGGTTTTTTACTGTTATTGGTTATGGATTACTGGTATCTATTCCCCTATTAGCCTTTACTAGAAATTGGCAGCTGGCAGTTTTCCTGCTTGTTTTAGAACGTATTGGTAAAGCAATTAGGTCTCCTTCCAGGGATGCTATTCTTTCTCATTCTACCAAGCAGATTGGAAGAGGATGGGGTTTTGGTATTCATGAAGCATTAGATCAGATTGGAGCTTTTATTGGTCCATTAATCTTTTCCTTAGTATTTCTTTTCCGCGGTAGCTATCGAGAAGGATTTAGTATTTTATGGATTCCAACTTTCTTAACCTTAACTATTCTTACTATAGCAAGATCCAAAGTTCCCTTACCAGAACAACTCGAAATTTCTGACCAAAAAGCTATAAACAATACTGATAATACCAAAAAACTTCCCAGGATATTTTGGTTATATACCCTATTTACCTTTTTCAGTGTGGTTGGTTTTGCTCACTTCCCTTTAATTGCTTATCATTTTAAAATGCAATCTGTAGTTTCTGATGTTCAAATCCCGATATTTTATGCCTTGGCAATGGGAGTTGATGCCCTGTTGGCTTTGTTTATTGGCAAGACATATGACAGGATTGGTCTAATTATTCTCATTATTATACCCATCATCACAATTCCGCTTCCTCTTTTTATATTTTCAAAGGGATATTATTTAGCTTTGATAGGGGTCCTGCTCTGGGGAGCGGTTTTGGGAATTCATGAAACAATCATGCGGGCTGCTATTGCTGAAATAACCAGTATTAATCAGAGGGGATTTGCTTATGGTTTATTTAACACAGTATATGGGATTGCCGGATTTTTAGGCAGTTTACTGGTAGGTATTTTATATGATATTTCTACAGTGTATATTGTCCTCTTTGTATTTTTGGTTGAGATAGCCTCAATACAATTATTCTTTTTTCTGAAAAAAGAGATGAAATAG
- a CDS encoding YerC/YecD family TrpR-related protein: MTYRPRWRNETTDQLFQAILLLENVDECYRFFEDVATINEIQELSQRLEVARMLKEGFIYEDIAQKTGASSATISRVKKCLNYGADGYQIVLPKLKKNK; the protein is encoded by the coding sequence ATGACTTACCGTCCACGATGGAGAAATGAAACAACTGACCAGTTATTTCAAGCCATTCTGCTATTAGAAAATGTTGATGAATGCTATAGGTTTTTTGAGGATGTAGCAACCATAAATGAGATACAAGAATTAAGTCAACGTTTAGAAGTTGCGCGAATGTTAAAGGAAGGCTTTATTTATGAAGATATTGCCCAGAAGACTGGTGCCAGTTCTGCTACTATTAGCAGAGTAAAAAAATGTCTCAATTATGGTGCTGATGGTTATCAGATTGTATTACCAAAGCTAAAGAAAAATAAATAA
- a CDS encoding glycosyltransferase: MKIAFFTNCYKPLINGVVSSIVSLKEAFKKKGHETYVFAPRVEDFKDEEENIFRYHSINLTHKVKYPIAIPLSLKAGQVITRFKPDIIHLHHPFVLSMPAIMYAARLKIPKVLTIHTQYERYAYYVSPIPQLITHEAIRRIIFNLADKVDVITTPSQSMKEMISNYRIKKEIVVIPNAIDINVFRKKNEQKVGLLKKELQLTQGDIVILYVGRVSLEKNIDKIIKALAITRDKKIDNFQFIVVGEGTAVKQLKNLADSLKLTERIKFVGAINREMVIDYYQIADVFAFSSTSETFGMVIIEALASGLPVLAVKAPGAVDIIRNGFNGILVEDDVSQFAEQLRNLIQNKELRQKLSLNALQNVQHYSTDTVADQVLDLYNRLMLGK; the protein is encoded by the coding sequence ATGAAAATTGCTTTTTTTACCAATTGCTATAAGCCATTAATTAACGGGGTAGTAAGTAGTATTGTATCTTTAAAGGAAGCATTTAAGAAGAAAGGTCATGAAACTTATGTTTTTGCTCCGAGAGTGGAAGATTTTAAGGATGAAGAAGAAAATATATTCAGATACCATTCTATTAACTTAACCCATAAGGTTAAGTACCCCATAGCCATTCCTTTATCTTTGAAAGCAGGTCAAGTTATTACCAGATTTAAACCGGATATTATCCATCTTCATCACCCCTTTGTTCTCAGTATGCCAGCAATTATGTATGCTGCAAGGTTGAAGATTCCTAAAGTATTAACTATCCATACCCAATATGAACGATATGCTTATTATGTATCTCCCATTCCTCAGCTTATTACCCACGAAGCTATTAGAAGGATTATTTTTAACCTGGCAGATAAGGTAGATGTTATCACGACGCCATCACAATCTATGAAAGAAATGATTAGCAATTACAGAATCAAAAAAGAAATTGTGGTTATACCCAATGCCATAGATATTAATGTCTTTCGTAAAAAAAATGAGCAAAAAGTTGGATTGCTAAAGAAAGAGTTACAATTAACTCAGGGTGATATAGTGATTCTATATGTGGGAAGAGTATCTCTGGAGAAGAATATAGATAAGATAATTAAAGCACTAGCCATTACTCGAGATAAGAAAATTGATAATTTCCAATTTATTGTAGTGGGAGAAGGAACAGCAGTAAAGCAACTTAAGAATTTAGCAGATTCCTTAAAACTAACTGAGAGGATTAAATTTGTTGGTGCCATTAATAGAGAAATGGTTATAGATTATTATCAGATTGCTGATGTATTTGCTTTTAGTTCCACTTCGGAAACCTTTGGTATGGTTATTATTGAAGCCTTAGCCTCCGGGCTGCCAGTTCTAGCGGTAAAGGCTCCTGGTGCTGTAGATATTATCAGGAATGGATTTAATGGTATCTTAGTTGAAGATGATGTTTCTCAGTTTGCTGAACAACTGAGGAATCTTATCCAGAATAAAGAGTTAAGGCAAAAATTATCTCTAAATGCTTTACAGAATGTGCAGCACTACAGCACTGATACCGTTGCTGATCAAGTACTTGATCTTTATAATAGGCTAATGTTAGGTAAATAG
- the msrB gene encoding peptide-methionine (R)-S-oxide reductase MsrB, translated as MFSAHSTAFSQSTTERATFAGGCFWCIEAAFEKVEGVLEAISGYTGGDTVNPTYEEVSTGRTGHYEAVEVVFDPNVISYAELLAIFWRNIDPTDSSGQFADRGSQYQTAIFYHNDEQKIIAEQSKEELQNSGKFDQKIVTKILPQTEFYPAEEYHQDYYQKNLIGYELYHTGSGRADYIKTKWSGEIMVKKWDDNYQKPSKEELKDILTPLQHYVTQENGTERPFQNEYWDNKQEGIYVDIVSREPLFSSTDKFESGTGWPSFTKPIDEHFIVKKEDRSFMMARIEVRSRYADSHLGHLFDDGPPPTNQRYCINSAALRFIPKEDLEKEGYGQYLNLFHQ; from the coding sequence ATGTTTTCTGCTCATAGTACTGCTTTCAGTCAATCAACAACCGAGAGGGCTACCTTCGCTGGTGGTTGTTTCTGGTGCATAGAAGCAGCATTTGAAAAAGTTGAAGGAGTGTTAGAGGCAATATCTGGCTATACTGGAGGCGACACGGTCAATCCCACCTACGAGGAAGTCTCTACCGGAAGAACAGGTCACTATGAGGCAGTGGAAGTAGTGTTTGATCCCAACGTCATTTCTTATGCTGAATTGTTAGCTATCTTTTGGAGAAATATTGATCCGACTGATAGCAGTGGACAATTTGCTGATCGAGGGAGTCAGTATCAGACTGCAATTTTCTACCATAACGATGAGCAAAAAATTATAGCTGAACAGTCAAAGGAAGAATTACAAAATTCAGGTAAGTTTGACCAGAAGATTGTAACCAAAATATTGCCTCAAACAGAATTTTATCCAGCAGAAGAATATCATCAAGATTATTACCAAAAAAATCTTATAGGATACGAATTGTATCACACAGGTTCTGGTAGAGCAGATTATATTAAAACAAAATGGTCAGGAGAAATTATGGTAAAAAAATGGGATGATAATTATCAAAAACCATCGAAAGAAGAATTAAAGGACATCTTAACGCCATTACAACATTATGTTACTCAAGAAAACGGCACAGAAAGACCATTTCAAAATGAGTACTGGGATAATAAACAAGAGGGGATATATGTAGACATTGTTTCCAGAGAGCCACTTTTTAGCTCCACTGATAAATTTGAGTCAGGAACAGGCTGGCCTAGTTTTACTAAACCAATTGATGAACACTTTATTGTGAAAAAGGAAGACAGAAGTTTTATGATGGCAAGAATAGAAGTTAGAAGTAGATACGCGGATTCTCACCTGGGGCATCTTTTTGATGATGGCCCTCCTCCAACTAATCAACGGTATTGTATTAATTCGGCAGCATTACGTTTTATACCTAAAGAAGATTTAGAAAAAGAGGGATACGGACAATATCTGAATCTATTCCATCAGTAA
- a CDS encoding transporter substrate-binding domain-containing protein: MNKCKRIILTVACSVVLVMICMVTGISAEKKIIYINGIDADYPPHAYVDEKGNPTGFDVEALDWIAQEMDFEVVHQPTAWDGIVSSLLAKKIDLIFSGMSITEERKEKVNFSLPYWSIDQAICVTIDSDLSAIAAFMGDYLVGTQRGCTAAIWIEDNLIATGLFPKERLKLYEGFSLAVQDLLNKRIDAAMMDDVMVEDAIRKGMVIKIVGTIKTGEEYGVAIRKDDNELLDLINEGLKRIMRSPKWEELKAKYFQSE, translated from the coding sequence ATGAATAAATGCAAAAGAATCATTTTAACTGTAGCTTGTTCGGTAGTCTTAGTAATGATATGTATGGTAACGGGTATAAGTGCAGAAAAGAAAATAATTTATATCAATGGAATTGATGCTGATTACCCTCCCCATGCCTATGTGGATGAAAAAGGCAATCCAACAGGTTTTGATGTAGAGGCTTTAGATTGGATTGCTCAGGAGATGGATTTTGAGGTTGTACATCAACCTACCGCCTGGGATGGTATTGTCTCCAGCCTGTTAGCTAAAAAGATCGATTTGATATTCTCAGGCATGAGTATTACTGAAGAGAGAAAAGAGAAAGTTAATTTTTCCCTTCCTTACTGGTCGATAGATCAGGCAATCTGTGTAACAATAGATTCAGACCTGAGTGCCATTGCTGCCTTTATGGGTGATTATCTGGTAGGTACTCAGCGCGGATGTACTGCTGCCATATGGATTGAAGATAATCTGATTGCCACCGGATTATTCCCAAAAGAGAGACTGAAATTGTATGAAGGCTTTTCTTTAGCGGTACAAGATCTCCTGAATAAGAGGATTGATGCTGCTATGATGGATGATGTAATGGTGGAGGATGCCATTCGCAAAGGTATGGTTATAAAAATAGTGGGCACCATTAAAACTGGTGAGGAATATGGTGTGGCTATCAGAAAAGATGATAATGAATTATTAGATCTGATTAATGAGGGTCTAAAACGGATTATGCGTTCACCAAAATGGGAAGAGTTAAAGGCTAAATATTTCCAGTCTGAATAA